ACGGGCACGGGCTCGGTGAGGAGCTTGCGCACCGCGAAGCCGTCGCCCGCCAGGCGCTCCCACACGGGACGCGAGACGCTGCGCCGGGGCTCCGCCAGCCAGATGCGCCCGCCCGGGGCCAGGTGGTCGCGGAAGAGCCGGGTGAGGGGGTGGTAGAAGCGCGTCTCGTAAACGATGTCGCCGCCCCACATCACGTCGAAGGCCCGGGGCTTGAAGGCCGGGGCGCACCAGTCCATGCGCGTCCAGAGCGGCCCGTCCACGCCGTTCAAGCGCGCGTTCTCCCGGCTGAAGTAGACCGCGGGCCATTGGTGGTCCATGCCCACCACCCGCGCGCCCAGCCACGCGCCCACGATGCCCGTGAGCCCCAGCCCGCACCCGATGTCCAGGCAGGCCTTGCCGCGCACCAGCTCCCGGTTGCGCCCCAGCCAGCGGCAGAGCAGCATGCTCGCGGGCCACAGCTCCGCCCAGTAGGGCATGCGCTCGTCCTCTCCGAACTCCTCGCGGCCCAGGTTCTCCCAGAGGGTCTCCATGTCCGCCGTGCGGTGGAGCTTCCAGGTGCGGCCCAGTTCCTCCACGTGGAGGCACTGGCGCTCGCCCCGGGTGTAGTCGGGCTGGCAGGGTGCGGTCTGCGGGGCCTTGGCGGCCGTCTCGGGCATGGCGGTCTCCTCCGAAGGCGGCCCTGATACCCG
This sequence is a window from Fundidesulfovibrio magnetotacticus. Protein-coding genes within it:
- a CDS encoding class I SAM-dependent methyltransferase, translating into MPETAAKAPQTAPCQPDYTRGERQCLHVEELGRTWKLHRTADMETLWENLGREEFGEDERMPYWAELWPASMLLCRWLGRNRELVRGKACLDIGCGLGLTGIVGAWLGARVVGMDHQWPAVYFSRENARLNGVDGPLWTRMDWCAPAFKPRAFDVMWGGDIVYETRFYHPLTRLFRDHLAPGGRIWLAEPRRSVSRPVWERLAGDGFAVRKLLTEPVPVEGYEVTVNLWELSLPE